The Helianthus annuus cultivar XRQ/B chromosome 11, HanXRQr2.0-SUNRISE, whole genome shotgun sequence region TGGTTTAAACTTGAtgaacatttatatatatattttttatttatgaaGGTGGAGGTGGAGATAGAGAAGATGATACTAAGAGGACAAATAGGATCAAGACCACCAAGATGTGAAAGAAAATGTGGCTCTTGTGGTCATTGTGAGGCCATACAAGTGCCTACAACCCCACATATCAAGGCTGCAATAGATGGAGTCAAGAACCCTACAGTGGGAGCCACAGAGGCATATGCAAGAGGTGATTATAGCTCAAACTACAAGCCCATGAGTTGGAAGTGCAAATGTGGGAGCTATATCTTTAACCCATGAGTTTTATAATTCTACATTGGTTAATAGGATAGGTGTACATATAGGAGTGAGAGCAGTTCTTCAAGATCCTCTTGAGTAGATTCTTTGGTTTTATTTGTTCACATTTGAAtcgatttttaaataaaaaaatttgttggtttttattaatttaaaaaaaatgatagtTAAAGTTGGCTCTTCAACAATTTCCGCAAGTCGAATTAACTAATTTGCTTTGGTTTAGACGGTAACCAGTTGATTTGTTATGAACATGTGTAGTGGATGaggaaattaattaaaaaatgcaTTTCACATCAGTGTCACGTAGTCACTAGGTTTTTACTGAGTAATTCATAAACTTGTGTAGTAGttttaacaaaaaataaaattaaaaaataaaaataaaatgtgtAATTGGTTGATTGTGGGTAGACCCAATCTCTCACACTCCTAACGTCCGCCATGGTAGTGGTAGAGAGCCCCTTGACGCCACCCTTTGCTTTGTTCGTAATGGTGCTGGTGACGTGGAGGCGGTGGTGCCTCCACTACACTTTAGTCTTTTTCCAAGAGGGGATGTTTTGTGTATTACTTTACATTTTACATTTTTTGACACCAAATATTACTCAGTATATTTTACACTAATTACTCTAAAATACTTATCTTTAAGAGATATACGTCTCTATCAAGTGGAATAGCCCCATATTAGCGAGTAATGCTttaggggaggaggggtggttcactagtgatagtttctatcactctcactatccaatcaaatcatgccatgtcatcacccaatattctatcactagtgatagaaatgtaggggggtggtatcactagtgatgggattccaatgtacaagtattaatgcacaatATACAAGATACACATTCATCACCAAAGTTTTTCAACGCGTTATACATATAACTCGTTATactccatcactagtgatggaattagGCGGGGCGGTGTTCCACGAGTGATACTATTGTATCACGGCCCATAACGATGCCACCCCGTGTGGCCTTACATCATTTGACATAAATGAGTAGACATTGATTAACCATACAGAGATTTGGTAATTAATGTTGTGATTAGGATATATTTATGGGTT contains the following coding sequences:
- the LOC110891660 gene encoding EPIDERMAL PATTERNING FACTOR-like protein 2 codes for the protein MGCGHIPKSLHVFTISLLFFLIPFTTQLRSFAQGRMLEKPPTNSQVEVEIEKMILRGQIGSRPPRCERKCGSCGHCEAIQVPTTPHIKAAIDGVKNPTVGATEAYARGDYSSNYKPMSWKCKCGSYIFNP